The Bacillaceae bacterium S4-13-56 genome window below encodes:
- the nagE gene encoding N-acetylglucosamine-specific PTS transporter subunit IIBC, which translates to MMKFLQRIGRSLMLPVAVLPAAAILMGIGYWIDPSGWGADNAVAAFLIKAGGSIIDNMSILFAVGVALGMSKERDGSAALSGLVAFLVITTLLSTNTVAMLQGVDPGEVNAAFGKIENQFVGILSGLVAAWMYNRYSNVKLPDMFAFFSGKRLVPIVTAVSMLVASGIMFFVWPVIYTGLVSFGEGISTLGSVGAGLYGFFNRLLIPTGLHHALNSVFWFDVAGINDIGNFWSGTGEKGVTGMYQAGFFPVMMFGLPAAALAMYHTAKSNRKKTAASLLMAAAFASFFTGVTEPLEFSFMFLAPALYVVHAALTGISLMVASAFHWTAGFGFSAGFVDFVLSSRLPLANMPYMLLLQGLVIGVIYYVLFRFLIVKFNLPTPGREEEAISVAAEEADNVSFKPQDQFATIAKEIYEGLGGDDNVTGMENCITRLRVEVADMDVVDQDKIKATGVPGIKVMGKNSIHVIVGTQVQFVADEIYKIRKN; encoded by the coding sequence ATGATGAAGTTTTTACAAAGAATTGGTCGCTCTTTGATGCTTCCGGTTGCAGTTTTACCAGCTGCTGCGATTCTTATGGGGATTGGTTACTGGATCGATCCTAGTGGATGGGGAGCAGACAATGCGGTCGCCGCTTTTCTAATTAAAGCCGGTGGATCTATTATTGACAATATGTCGATCTTATTCGCTGTTGGTGTTGCCTTAGGGATGTCTAAAGAACGTGATGGATCAGCAGCTCTAAGTGGACTTGTAGCCTTTCTAGTTATTACTACTCTTTTATCAACAAATACAGTCGCAATGTTACAAGGTGTAGATCCAGGGGAAGTAAATGCTGCATTCGGAAAAATTGAGAACCAATTTGTCGGTATTCTATCTGGTTTAGTCGCAGCATGGATGTACAATCGTTACAGTAATGTAAAATTACCAGATATGTTTGCTTTCTTTAGCGGGAAACGTCTAGTCCCAATTGTGACTGCTGTCTCTATGCTAGTGGCTTCAGGAATTATGTTTTTTGTTTGGCCAGTGATATACACTGGACTTGTTTCCTTTGGGGAAGGGATTAGTACATTAGGTTCTGTAGGTGCAGGTCTATATGGATTCTTTAACCGTTTGTTGATTCCAACTGGACTACATCATGCCTTAAACTCCGTGTTTTGGTTTGATGTCGCTGGTATCAATGATATCGGAAACTTTTGGTCTGGTACTGGTGAAAAAGGTGTAACTGGTATGTATCAAGCAGGATTCTTCCCAGTTATGATGTTTGGTTTACCAGCTGCTGCACTTGCAATGTATCATACAGCAAAATCTAATCGTAAAAAGACAGCTGCTTCTTTATTAATGGCTGCTGCATTTGCTTCATTCTTTACGGGAGTAACTGAACCACTTGAATTTTCATTCATGTTCTTAGCCCCAGCTTTGTATGTAGTTCACGCAGCGCTAACAGGGATTTCATTAATGGTGGCTTCCGCATTTCATTGGACTGCAGGGTTTGGATTTAGTGCAGGATTTGTTGACTTTGTATTGAGTTCACGACTTCCATTAGCCAATATGCCCTATATGCTACTTCTTCAAGGTCTTGTTATTGGAGTGATCTACTATGTATTGTTCCGTTTCCTAATCGTCAAGTTCAACCTTCCTACACCAGGACGTGAGGAAGAAGCTATTAGTGTTGCAGCAGAAGAGGCTGACAATGTTAGTTTCAAGCCACAAGATCAATTCGCTACAATAGCGAAGGAAATATATGAGGGTCTTGGAGGAGATGATAATGTTACCGGTATGGAAAACTGTATCACACGTTTACGTGTAGAAGTAGCAGATATGGATGTAGTGGACCAAGATAAAATTAAAGCAACAGGAGTGCCAGGAATCAAAGTTATGGGCAAAAATAGTATCCATGTCATTGTAGGAACACAAGTTCAATTCGTTGCTGATGAGATTTACAAAATTCGCAAAAATTAA
- a CDS encoding DUF421 domain-containing protein: protein MWELVYEFVFVPIFIFIGGYIFLRLAGKKAVSEMNSFDLLFVVVMGTIVAEPLVDKEVHRALLYAGAFLVLYIGFSFATMSNKLRWLLVASPTVLIRNGDIDEKALKKVKITMNELLSNLRIKGYLNPKDIELAVLEDMGQFSVIPKATARPVETSDIHLVPKPTFIPIPVVMDGQILDHNLKYLKKDREWLRMHLGTHSLSFDDLDKITIALVNQSDTLDIDIVSPKENDQGADSYKPGRDN, encoded by the coding sequence ATGTGGGAGCTTGTATATGAATTCGTGTTTGTGCCTATTTTTATTTTTATTGGGGGCTATATTTTTTTGCGACTTGCTGGTAAAAAAGCTGTTTCTGAGATGAATAGTTTTGATTTGCTTTTCGTCGTTGTTATGGGGACGATAGTAGCCGAGCCACTTGTTGATAAGGAAGTTCACCGTGCATTACTTTATGCGGGTGCTTTTTTGGTTCTATACATAGGGTTTAGTTTTGCCACCATGAGTAATAAATTAAGATGGCTTCTTGTTGCTTCACCCACCGTTCTTATTCGAAACGGGGATATTGATGAAAAAGCATTAAAAAAAGTAAAAATTACAATGAATGAATTATTATCTAATCTGAGAATAAAAGGCTACTTGAATCCAAAGGATATTGAGCTTGCAGTCTTGGAAGATATGGGACAATTTAGTGTTATTCCTAAGGCAACAGCACGTCCAGTAGAAACCTCTGATATTCACTTGGTTCCTAAACCTACTTTTATTCCAATTCCTGTTGTTATGGATGGACAAATTTTGGACCACAACCTAAAGTACCTTAAAAAGGATCGTGAGTGGTTACGGATGCATCTAGGAACTCACTCATTATCGTTTGATGATCTTGATAAAATTACAATAGCCCTGGTTAATCAAAGTGACACACTTGATATTGATATAGTTTCCCCTAAGGAAAATGATCAAGGAGCCGACTCCTACAAACCTGGGAGGGATAATTAA
- a CDS encoding H-type small acid-soluble spore protein has product MDAQRAQDISNQQEMMPVTYNGEAIYIEHVDRVHGMATIHPLNNPGNKQSVSVTSLEEK; this is encoded by the coding sequence ATGGATGCTCAACGCGCACAAGATATTTCAAATCAACAAGAAATGATGCCTGTAACTTATAACGGTGAAGCAATATATATCGAACACGTAGATCGTGTTCACGGAATGGCAACCATCCATCCCTTGAATAATCCTGGGAATAAACAAAGTGTGTCAGTTACAAGTCTTGAGGAAAAGTAG
- the ddlA gene encoding D-alanine--D-alanine ligase, protein MSKIKIGIIFGGKSSEHEVSLQSAKNVFEALDKTKYDPILIGIDKEGRWHLNDQSQYLLNADNPKLIQLNKSNKGVAIIPGEEKNQVMNLSSSDPFDQLDVVFPILHGPLGEDGSIQGMLRMANIPFVGPGVLGSAVSMDKDIAKRLLKEAGFHVAKGFAFTKAKRNKIDFAKIESELGLPMFIKPANQGSSVGVSKVKSTDEFEKAVDTAFEFDNKILIEEAIVGREIECSVLGNEDPKASILGEIVAQRDFYSYEAKYIDETGALLEIPAKLPEELSERVREEAVRAFETLGCEGLSRVDFFVTEDEKIIVNEINTIPGFTKISMYPKLWEKTGISYSNLIDQLIQLAIDRFERDSQLKNTVEFD, encoded by the coding sequence TTGAGTAAAATCAAGATTGGTATTATTTTTGGTGGGAAATCATCAGAGCATGAGGTGTCTTTGCAATCGGCAAAAAATGTATTTGAAGCCCTCGATAAAACGAAATATGATCCCATCTTAATTGGAATTGACAAAGAGGGAAGATGGCATTTAAATGACCAATCCCAATATTTGTTGAACGCAGACAATCCTAAATTAATTCAGCTGAATAAATCGAATAAGGGAGTTGCCATTATTCCTGGCGAAGAAAAAAATCAGGTTATGAATTTATCGAGCTCTGATCCTTTTGATCAATTAGATGTTGTTTTTCCAATCCTTCATGGACCGTTAGGGGAGGATGGCAGCATCCAAGGCATGCTGAGAATGGCAAATATTCCATTTGTTGGCCCAGGTGTTTTAGGTTCTGCAGTCAGCATGGATAAAGATATCGCCAAGCGTCTACTGAAAGAGGCAGGGTTCCATGTTGCGAAAGGATTTGCTTTTACAAAGGCCAAGCGAAACAAAATTGACTTTGCTAAAATTGAATCGGAGTTAGGTCTCCCAATGTTTATTAAGCCAGCCAATCAAGGCTCGTCTGTTGGAGTTAGTAAAGTTAAATCCACTGATGAGTTTGAAAAAGCTGTAGATACAGCCTTTGAATTTGATAACAAAATTCTAATTGAGGAAGCAATCGTTGGGCGTGAAATTGAGTGTTCAGTTCTTGGAAATGAAGATCCAAAAGCCTCTATTCTTGGTGAAATTGTTGCTCAACGTGATTTTTACTCCTATGAAGCAAAATACATCGATGAAACAGGTGCTTTACTTGAAATTCCAGCTAAGTTACCTGAAGAGTTATCTGAACGTGTAAGAGAGGAAGCCGTTCGTGCATTTGAAACCCTTGGATGTGAAGGGTTATCTCGCGTTGACTTTTTTGTAACTGAAGATGAAAAAATCATTGTAAACGAGATTAACACTATTCCTGGTTTTACGAAAATTAGTATGTACCCTAAATTATGGGAAAAAACCGGAATTTCATACAGCAATCTTATTGATCAGTTAATTCAGTTAGCAATCGATCGTTTTGAGCGAGACTCACAATTAAAGAACACTGTGGAATTTGATTAA
- the sspO gene encoding small acid-soluble spore protein O: MASKNESRNRKNPVDTGINDKQRQKKLGNEPNQFDHEFANEPLKPEERLNNKKTKKRQ, translated from the coding sequence ATGGCAAGTAAAAATGAAAGCAGAAATCGTAAAAATCCTGTTGATACTGGTATCAACGATAAACAACGTCAGAAGAAATTAGGGAATGAACCAAATCAGTTTGACCATGAATTTGCTAATGAGCCTTTAAAACCAGAGGAACGTTTGAACAACAAGAAGACGAAAAAGAGGCAGTAA
- a CDS encoding DUF3889 domain-containing protein, which yields MNQFYPFMNQTNWESPYKKHPYSHGPYDYSYHHNDQGYYGHYYGYQPNPYFGNHPIPYHGDLPYANYPWRQRPIKGQATWTEGGAVTKCGMSWSTNSAMTAAVSDQSPYRCGQTLKIKNPANQREVIVTVVDTVQNFPTNRINLHRRAFETIGDLNAGVIDIEITPSPEVEEEKWGKYLLEVTQSAYPNFNVLDYKSIGKTSLSANQTKEVYDYTLQSPQERIKVRGTVVYNPANNRIVSFDIKELKN from the coding sequence GTGAATCAATTTTATCCTTTTATGAATCAGACGAACTGGGAAAGTCCATACAAGAAACATCCTTATAGCCACGGTCCTTACGATTATTCTTATCATCATAATGATCAAGGTTATTATGGACATTATTATGGTTATCAACCAAATCCATATTTCGGGAATCACCCCATTCCTTATCACGGGGACTTACCTTATGCTAATTACCCATGGCGTCAAAGGCCAATTAAAGGTCAAGCTACATGGACAGAGGGGGGAGCAGTAACGAAATGCGGTATGTCATGGTCCACAAATTCAGCTATGACTGCAGCAGTTTCGGATCAATCCCCATATCGTTGCGGCCAGACATTAAAAATTAAAAATCCCGCCAATCAAAGAGAAGTAATTGTCACTGTAGTTGATACTGTTCAAAACTTCCCAACTAACAGAATAAATTTGCATCGTAGAGCTTTTGAAACCATAGGAGATCTTAATGCGGGTGTAATAGATATTGAAATCACCCCATCTCCAGAGGTTGAAGAAGAAAAATGGGGAAAGTATTTACTTGAGGTAACCCAATCTGCCTATCCAAATTTTAATGTCTTGGATTATAAATCTATTGGAAAAACTTCATTATCAGCCAATCAAACGAAAGAGGTTTATGATTATACCTTACAGTCTCCACAAGAACGGATCAAAGTGAGAGGAACGGTCGTATATAACCCTGCTAATAATAGAATTGTTTCTTTTGATATTAAGGAACTGAAAAATTAA
- a CDS encoding DoxX family membrane protein, with product MENDQLKRDHQVVIPENPVSFFLFNDTRSAWIWLIIRLYLGYTWITSGWGKLNEDVWTGDQAGTALSGFLQGAVGRVETGEVAGWYGAFLENVILPNAEVFSYMVAYGELLVGLGLILGLLTGLAAFFGSIMNASFMFAGTLSSNPLLFILATWLVLAWKVAGWYGLDRWALPKLGTPWGRK from the coding sequence ATGGAAAATGATCAATTAAAGAGGGATCACCAAGTAGTTATTCCTGAAAACCCGGTCTCATTTTTCTTGTTCAATGATACTCGTTCAGCATGGATTTGGCTTATCATTCGTTTATATTTAGGGTATACATGGATTACATCCGGTTGGGGCAAGCTTAATGAAGATGTATGGACTGGCGATCAGGCTGGAACAGCTCTTTCAGGATTCCTCCAAGGAGCCGTTGGAAGAGTAGAAACTGGTGAGGTTGCTGGCTGGTATGGCGCATTTTTAGAAAACGTAATTTTACCTAATGCTGAAGTTTTTTCTTATATGGTTGCCTACGGAGAACTTCTTGTTGGCTTAGGCTTAATTCTAGGACTACTAACTGGTTTAGCAGCGTTTTTTGGAAGTATTATGAACGCTAGCTTTATGTTTGCAGGTACGCTGAGCTCCAATCCACTTTTATTTATTTTAGCTACTTGGTTAGTATTGGCATGGAAGGTTGCTGGTTGGTACGGACTAGACCGATGGGCACTTCCAAAGCTTGGAACCCCGTGGGGAAGGAAGTAA
- a CDS encoding protein kinase family protein, which produces MKKYEELARSVTFKMKRSKVSLKSTDPELELIGKGRSAYAFRIQNTEKVLKVFFPPFHHIAKEETEIYQQLSGCSYYPVLYESGENYLVIDYIEGKTLYNCLVEGHPIFPFYLDEVDKALQVAREKGLNPSDIHLRNIIVTPAGHIKLIDVARFRQSKSCSQWDDIKAAFYTIYNQRFYSRKIPDPLLSTVAYLYKKALFQRLFLEYLSRHKHP; this is translated from the coding sequence ATGAAAAAGTATGAGGAATTAGCTCGGAGTGTAACATTTAAAATGAAGCGGTCAAAAGTATCACTGAAGAGTACTGACCCCGAATTAGAGCTAATAGGCAAGGGGAGAAGTGCCTACGCCTTTAGAATTCAAAATACTGAAAAAGTTTTAAAAGTATTTTTCCCACCATTTCATCATATTGCAAAGGAAGAAACAGAAATATATCAGCAACTTTCTGGATGCTCATATTATCCTGTTTTGTATGAGTCTGGAGAAAATTATCTGGTTATAGATTATATTGAAGGAAAAACTCTTTATAATTGCTTAGTCGAAGGCCACCCTATATTTCCTTTTTATCTAGACGAGGTTGATAAAGCACTACAAGTAGCAAGAGAAAAAGGACTTAATCCATCAGATATCCATTTGCGCAATATCATAGTAACTCCTGCTGGCCATATAAAATTAATTGACGTAGCAAGGTTTAGGCAAAGTAAATCATGCTCGCAATGGGATGACATAAAAGCTGCCTTTTATACTATTTATAATCAACGTTTCTATTCGCGTAAAATTCCTGACCCATTACTATCAACTGTTGCTTATCTATATAAGAAGGCTTTGTTTCAACGCCTCTTTTTGGAATATTTATCACGGCACAAACATCCTTGA
- the htpG gene encoding molecular chaperone HtpG, with the protein MRKKQFKAESKRLLELMINSIYTHKEIFLRELISNASDAIDKMYYKALTDESITFDQGDYYIKVSANKENRTLTITDTGIGMTKEELENNLGIIAKSGSLAFKNGNEIQDGHDIIGQFGVGFYSAFMVSDRVTVTTRAFASDEAYRWESAGTDGYTIKEAEKDTVGTEITLYLKENSEDENYDEYLEEHRLTSIIKKYSDFIRYPIKMDVTESRKKEGSDDEWEEVTEEQIVNSMVPLWKKNKSELTDEDYENFYQEKHYGFDKPLKHIHLQVDGTVRYHAILYIPENIPFDYYSKEFEKGLELYSNGVLIMEKCADLLPDYFSFVKGMVDSEDLSLNISRELLQNDRQLKVIAKNIRKKIKSQLLSMQKDEREKYEKFYEAFGRQLKYGAYDNFGMNKEELQDLLMFYSSKEKKLVTLGEYVERMPEDQKYIYYATGESHARIEKLPQLELITDKGYEVLYFTEDIDEFAIKMMRVYKEKEFKSVSSGDLGIGEEDKSSEETKENEDLFKAMKEALGDQVKEVRVSKRLKSHPVCLASEGDVSIEMEKIIQAMPDNQNIKAEKILEINPQHEVFTSLKSAFEADQEKFNLYTKLLYNQALLIEGLPVQDPTEFTNDMCKIMV; encoded by the coding sequence ATGAGAAAAAAACAATTTAAAGCAGAATCCAAGCGTCTGCTGGAGCTCATGATTAATTCTATTTACACCCACAAAGAGATTTTTTTAAGAGAGTTGATTTCGAATGCTAGTGATGCAATCGACAAGATGTATTATAAGGCATTGACCGATGAATCGATTACATTTGATCAGGGTGACTACTACATAAAGGTGTCAGCCAATAAAGAGAATAGAACGTTAACAATCACTGATACTGGAATTGGAATGACGAAGGAAGAACTTGAAAATAATCTAGGAATTATTGCTAAGAGTGGATCCTTGGCTTTCAAAAATGGAAATGAGATCCAGGATGGACATGACATTATTGGTCAGTTTGGCGTTGGATTCTATTCTGCTTTTATGGTATCGGATCGTGTAACTGTAACAACTCGTGCCTTTGCAAGTGATGAGGCGTATAGATGGGAATCTGCTGGTACTGATGGATATACCATTAAAGAAGCCGAAAAAGATACTGTAGGAACAGAGATTACTCTTTATCTGAAAGAGAATTCTGAGGATGAAAATTATGATGAATATTTGGAGGAGCACCGCTTAACTTCAATCATTAAGAAATACTCTGACTTCATTCGTTACCCGATTAAAATGGATGTAACGGAAAGCCGTAAAAAAGAGGGTAGTGACGATGAGTGGGAGGAAGTAACTGAGGAACAAATCGTGAATAGCATGGTACCTCTTTGGAAAAAGAACAAAAGTGAGTTAACTGATGAAGATTACGAGAATTTTTATCAAGAAAAACATTATGGCTTTGATAAGCCGTTAAAGCATATCCATCTTCAAGTGGATGGAACAGTACGATATCATGCGATTTTATATATTCCTGAAAACATCCCATTTGATTATTATTCTAAGGAGTTTGAAAAGGGTCTTGAGCTATATTCCAATGGTGTTTTGATCATGGAAAAATGTGCGGACCTTCTACCTGACTACTTCAGTTTTGTGAAGGGAATGGTGGATTCAGAGGATTTATCTTTGAATATTTCACGTGAACTTTTACAAAATGATCGCCAGTTAAAGGTGATTGCCAAAAACATACGTAAAAAGATAAAGAGTCAGCTCCTCAGCATGCAAAAAGATGAGCGAGAAAAATATGAGAAGTTTTATGAGGCATTTGGTCGTCAGCTAAAATATGGGGCCTATGATAATTTTGGCATGAACAAGGAAGAATTGCAGGATTTATTAATGTTCTATTCTTCCAAGGAAAAGAAGCTAGTGACTTTAGGTGAATATGTGGAAAGAATGCCTGAGGATCAAAAATATATTTACTATGCGACTGGAGAGTCTCATGCTCGAATTGAAAAACTACCACAACTAGAGTTAATAACTGACAAAGGTTACGAGGTTCTTTATTTCACAGAGGACATTGATGAGTTTGCCATTAAGATGATGAGAGTCTACAAGGAAAAAGAATTTAAGTCCGTATCCAGTGGTGACCTTGGAATTGGGGAAGAGGACAAGTCCTCAGAAGAAACCAAGGAAAACGAAGATCTATTCAAGGCCATGAAGGAAGCTCTAGGGGATCAAGTGAAAGAAGTTCGCGTTTCTAAACGTTTGAAATCTCACCCTGTTTGCTTAGCTTCTGAAGGTGATGTCTCTATTGAAATGGAGAAAATCATCCAAGCTATGCCTGATAACCAAAACATTAAAGCTGAAAAGATTTTAGAGATTAATCCGCAGCACGAAGTGTTTACTTCTTTAAAATCAGCGTTTGAGGCGGATCAAGAAAAATTCAATCTTTATACGAAACTCCTATATAATCAGGCCTTGTTAATTGAAGGTCTGCCAGTTCAAGATCCAACTGAATTTACGAATGATATGTGTAAGATTATGGTGTGA
- the chrA gene encoding chromate efflux transporter, translating to MQDRKSFKNLLDILLTSTKLGITSFGGPVAHLGYFKNEYVDRKKWLDDKTYADLIAICQFLPGPASSQVGMSIGMLRGGLIGGILSWIGFTLPSVIVLILFAMLYNTFNLEGATFIHSLKVVAAAVVLHALLGMGKNLAPDRPRITIALSAALIMLLFPSAWMQILIIVGAGLIGLKFFKENAESKVQPFSVSISKRTGVISLSLLGILLVGLPFLAKITNHALLSIFDIFFRVGSLVFGGGHVVLPMLEREVVPQGWLTPDQFLAGYGMAQAVPGPLFTFSSYLGMMMEGIGGAIVATIAIFLPSFFLIVGALPFLQELRQRKPFQGILMGVNASVVGILLAAFYDPVLKSSIFDASDFALGLVLFGLLNIWKVPAWMIVVLGVVGGYVLKVIGLI from the coding sequence ATGCAGGATAGAAAGTCATTTAAAAATCTATTAGATATCTTATTAACGTCCACAAAACTGGGGATAACTTCATTCGGTGGACCAGTTGCCCATTTAGGGTATTTTAAAAATGAATATGTTGATCGTAAAAAGTGGTTGGATGATAAGACATACGCAGATTTAATTGCTATCTGTCAGTTTCTCCCTGGTCCAGCTAGCAGTCAGGTAGGAATGTCTATTGGGATGCTTCGGGGAGGATTAATCGGTGGAATTTTATCTTGGATTGGTTTTACCCTTCCGTCAGTTATCGTATTGATTCTATTTGCCATGCTATATAACACGTTTAATCTTGAAGGCGCTACGTTTATTCATAGTTTGAAGGTAGTCGCGGCTGCTGTTGTTCTCCACGCCCTCCTTGGAATGGGGAAAAATTTGGCGCCGGATCGTCCGAGAATAACAATTGCTCTTTCGGCAGCCTTAATCATGCTTCTGTTTCCATCGGCATGGATGCAAATTCTTATCATCGTAGGAGCGGGCCTTATTGGGCTGAAGTTTTTCAAGGAAAATGCTGAATCTAAAGTTCAGCCTTTTTCAGTGAGTATTTCCAAAAGGACAGGTGTTATTTCCTTAAGCTTGTTAGGTATACTTTTAGTTGGACTACCTTTCTTAGCAAAAATCACAAATCATGCTCTGCTTAGTATTTTCGATATCTTTTTCCGTGTAGGGTCATTGGTGTTTGGTGGAGGACATGTTGTGCTACCGATGCTTGAAAGAGAGGTTGTACCTCAGGGTTGGCTTACTCCTGATCAATTTTTAGCAGGGTATGGTATGGCACAAGCTGTACCAGGACCATTATTCACTTTTTCGAGTTATCTAGGCATGATGATGGAAGGTATTGGAGGGGCTATTGTCGCAACCATTGCTATATTTCTTCCATCGTTCTTTCTTATTGTGGGGGCACTTCCTTTTTTGCAAGAATTACGTCAACGGAAACCATTCCAAGGAATATTAATGGGAGTAAACGCAAGTGTGGTAGGAATTTTACTTGCGGCTTTTTATGATCCCGTCCTAAAAAGCTCCATTTTTGATGCGAGTGACTTTGCTTTAGGTTTGGTACTGTTTGGATTATTAAATATCTGGAAGGTTCCTGCCTGGATGATTGTTGTGCTCGGAGTAGTAGGAGGATATGTTTTAAAAGTAATTGGTTTGATCTAA
- a CDS encoding DUF2179 domain-containing protein, which yields MFLEPLIIFLAQIILVPVLTLRTIMMVKGYKGKAASLGILEGVIYVVAVGLVLSDLSNYYNTAAYALGFGAGLYLGAMIEEKLAIGYVTIEANIPHRNEVLVQRLRELGFSVSISSVEGIEAERTLLYCTARRDREKEFYRVIDEYEDKAFVASYEPRNFKGGYITKGMKKRREMFLKKKNNSA from the coding sequence ATGTTTCTTGAACCACTCATTATATTCCTTGCTCAGATCATACTAGTTCCAGTTCTTACGTTACGAACGATTATGATGGTGAAAGGGTATAAGGGAAAGGCAGCCTCTCTAGGAATTCTGGAGGGTGTTATTTATGTAGTAGCTGTCGGGTTAGTTTTAAGTGATCTTTCCAACTATTATAATACTGCTGCTTACGCCTTAGGGTTTGGCGCAGGATTATATTTAGGTGCCATGATAGAAGAAAAGTTAGCCATTGGCTATGTTACCATTGAGGCTAATATTCCTCACAGAAATGAAGTGTTGGTTCAACGATTGCGGGAGTTAGGTTTTAGTGTTTCCATTTCCTCTGTGGAAGGCATTGAAGCAGAACGAACTTTATTATATTGTACTGCCCGTCGTGATCGTGAAAAGGAATTTTATCGTGTGATTGATGAGTATGAGGATAAAGCCTTTGTAGCTTCCTATGAACCTCGGAACTTTAAAGGTGGTTATATAACAAAAGGCATGAAAAAAAGAAGAGAAATGTTTCTTAAAAAGAAGAACAATTCTGCTTAG
- a CDS encoding sigma-70 family RNA polymerase sigma factor, whose amino-acid sequence MKDPSSDFDIEQLIDQYAEELKRFVYTYIKNWATAEDVTQEVFLKAYEKLDTFKGESTIRTWLFSIAANRSKDYLRTWHYKNLLFKTRLEEPVDSDSNYPEQVVILSSEASELIEKVMLLPVKYREVLLLYYYKEMSVEEIHNILDIPISTVKTRLKRAREKLKPIISDLSHEEGYV is encoded by the coding sequence TTGAAGGATCCTTCTTCTGATTTTGATATCGAGCAACTCATAGATCAATACGCAGAAGAGTTAAAGCGCTTCGTGTACACCTATATCAAAAATTGGGCAACTGCTGAAGATGTTACCCAAGAAGTATTTCTCAAAGCTTATGAAAAACTGGACACTTTTAAAGGAGAGAGCACCATTCGAACATGGCTATTTTCTATAGCGGCTAATCGCTCGAAGGATTATCTACGAACCTGGCACTATAAAAACCTATTATTTAAAACCCGTTTAGAAGAACCCGTAGATTCAGATTCTAATTACCCTGAACAAGTGGTCATCCTTTCATCTGAAGCAAGTGAACTTATAGAAAAAGTAATGTTGTTACCTGTAAAGTATCGGGAAGTACTTTTACTCTATTATTACAAGGAAATGAGTGTCGAAGAAATTCATAACATTCTGGACATCCCAATATCAACCGTTAAAACCCGTTTAAAACGTGCCAGGGAGAAATTAAAACCAATTATTTCAGACTTATCTCATGAGGAGGGATATGTGTGA